A window of the bacterium genome harbors these coding sequences:
- a CDS encoding PEGA domain-containing protein, translating into MNHLKTVLLLLGLVVLLIGCGIEESTPTPRGMLLISATDSTGADVTGASITLDGILQTTTTPALLGPVATGSHTIKLRKQRYLDLTQTVSVDAGDTARFTGTLALSPLGYLSVTSNPTGARIIFDEQYLLDSSGAILTTPTVAIVSVGNHTVTVVLDSHRTVSPALHRVNVAQDTTAIQFGLSFTQTGKSAGKLPISFRQRLLTNDTTRFDTLNSEIFRGHTTVFTCWFTTCVPCRNELPFFNTIYEEYAERGVRFVALTTPYPRSEPLASMQAAVREVGITFPVTIDPHPGYWMAMVENTNNGYPLNIVVDSTGAIHWAGGSVSETELRSMISTLVP; encoded by the coding sequence ATGAATCATCTTAAAACAGTTCTCTTGTTACTTGGTTTGGTTGTTCTACTGATTGGCTGCGGGATCGAGGAATCGACCCCAACGCCACGGGGGATGTTGCTAATCAGCGCGACTGATAGTACCGGCGCTGATGTCACCGGCGCGTCGATAACGCTGGACGGAATCCTGCAGACCACAACAACGCCAGCCTTGTTAGGTCCCGTGGCAACTGGTTCCCATACAATCAAGCTCCGAAAGCAACGCTATCTCGATTTGACGCAGACTGTTTCGGTCGATGCCGGCGATACGGCTCGGTTCACCGGCACATTGGCACTGTCTCCCTTAGGTTACTTATCGGTGACATCCAATCCGACCGGTGCGCGGATCATTTTTGATGAGCAGTATTTGCTTGACAGCAGCGGAGCAATTCTTACCACTCCCACCGTAGCAATTGTATCGGTTGGTAACCATACCGTGACGGTAGTTCTTGATAGCCACCGGACAGTAAGTCCCGCTCTTCACCGGGTGAATGTCGCACAGGATACCACTGCTATTCAGTTTGGTTTATCGTTCACCCAAACCGGTAAATCCGCCGGGAAACTTCCAATTTCGTTCCGTCAACGGTTACTCACCAACGATACGACCCGGTTCGATACACTGAACAGCGAAATATTCCGTGGTCATACGACGGTATTCACCTGTTGGTTTACAACTTGCGTTCCCTGTCGTAACGAATTACCATTCTTCAATACGATTTATGAAGAATACGCGGAACGAGGCGTCCGGTTCGTCGCATTAACGACTCCGTATCCCAGATCGGAACCGTTGGCTTCGATGCAAGCAGCAGTGCGTGAAGTCGGCATTACATTTCCGGTAACGATTGATCCCCATCCGGGCTACTGGATGGCGATGGTAGAGAATACGAACAACGGCTATCCACTTAATATTGTAGTGGA